A part of Vulcanisaeta moutnovskia 768-28 genomic DNA contains:
- a CDS encoding menaquinone biosynthesis family protein, with protein sequence MELLIGHSPDPDDAFMFYALKKGLIKVPFTVREFLVDIETLNKLAVHCRIDITAVSTHAMAYIGSKYYILRVGASMGFKYGPVIVSNTAKPELVAVPGTYTTATLMVRLAMPNVKTVEIPFDRIMDAVKAGVVDAGALIHEGQITYERYGLKKVIDLGEWWYEETKLPTPLGLDVVRASLGIDMAKAVKEALLESIRYAMSHREEALTHAMKFSRGLNMSDTDRFVRMYVNDYTMDMGVDGEKAIRVLLEMGRESGLLPEVQLLFI encoded by the coding sequence ATGGAGTTATTGATTGGACATAGCCCTGATCCAGACGATGCATTCATGTTTTATGCACTAAAGAAGGGTCTGATTAAAGTGCCATTCACGGTTAGGGAATTCCTGGTCGACATTGAGACACTAAATAAATTGGCGGTCCATTGTAGGATCGACATCACGGCTGTGAGCACACACGCCATGGCATACATAGGTAGTAAATACTACATACTTAGGGTCGGTGCATCCATGGGGTTTAAGTACGGCCCAGTCATTGTGAGTAACACCGCAAAGCCTGAGCTAGTGGCTGTGCCAGGCACCTACACCACGGCGACGTTAATGGTCAGGTTAGCAATGCCTAATGTAAAGACCGTGGAGATACCCTTTGATAGAATTATGGATGCCGTGAAGGCCGGTGTTGTTGATGCCGGCGCCCTAATACACGAGGGCCAAATAACCTATGAAAGGTATGGCCTTAAGAAGGTCATTGATCTTGGTGAGTGGTGGTATGAAGAGACAAAACTACCAACACCCCTAGGCCTAGATGTTGTTAGGGCGTCCCTGGGAATCGACATGGCCAAGGCTGTTAAGGAAGCATTGCTGGAGTCCATTAGATACGCAATGAGCCATAGAGAGGAGGCTCTAACGCACGCCATGAAGTTCTCAAGGGGTTTGAACATGAGTGATACTGACAGGTTCGTTAGGATGTACGTGAATGACTATACAATGGATATGGGCGTCGACGGTGAGAAGGCGATTAGAGTACTACTTGAGATGGGTCGTGAAAGTGGTTTATTACCTGAGGTTCAATTATTGTTTATTTAG
- a CDS encoding menaquinone biosynthesis protein, whose protein sequence is MMSIVRLKYAHSNPLFYYSGLNPIWASNNESIRLLLEGRTSIGFVPLTHAAHNCDVLYVVPKIAIYSDGAVISARLFRGLGSGYAAVSDTSVNAMAVRRLLGIDLKVIDDPYRALRDFGAVLVIGDDALRMVDAGYPYILDVGELWRERVGLPLVYAVMAVTRNYDEKELNMVVNAIERSLKLFEEDPEPVIQYTAGKLGVSRELIRQYFSAIRYRVDDRVISGINEELRIFGINNCLRFLGNKT, encoded by the coding sequence ATGATGAGTATCGTTAGACTAAAGTACGCGCACTCGAACCCACTCTTCTATTACTCGGGGCTTAATCCAATATGGGCTAGTAATAATGAGTCAATAAGGCTACTCCTGGAGGGCAGGACAAGCATAGGCTTCGTGCCACTAACACACGCTGCGCATAACTGTGACGTGTTATACGTCGTTCCAAAGATCGCGATTTATAGTGATGGGGCAGTAATATCGGCCAGGTTATTCAGGGGATTGGGCTCCGGTTATGCGGCCGTTAGTGACACAAGCGTTAATGCAATGGCTGTGAGGAGGTTATTGGGTATTGACCTTAAGGTCATTGATGATCCATACAGGGCGTTGAGGGATTTTGGTGCTGTGCTTGTTATTGGTGATGATGCCCTGAGGATGGTTGATGCTGGTTACCCGTACATACTAGACGTGGGTGAGCTATGGAGGGAGAGGGTCGGCCTACCCCTGGTGTATGCGGTCATGGCTGTGACTAGGAATTATGATGAGAAGGAGTTGAACATGGTCGTAAACGCCATTGAAAGGTCCCTCAAACTCTTTGAGGAGGACCCGGAACCTGTTATTCAGTATACCGCGGGTAAGCTTGGCGTGTCCAGAGAATTAATTAGGCAGTACTTTAGTGCCATTAGGTATAGGGTTGATGATAGGGTCATTTCAGGGATTAATGAGGAGCTGAGGATATTCGGCATAAATAATTGCCTACGATTCCTAGGCAATAAAACTTAA
- a CDS encoding CofH family radical SAM protein has translation MCTIDDLRNAVTNGITKTDVEEFMRECDFKDLARVANELTWKITGDTATVVNNVVINYSNICVAQCPICAFYRPKGHPEAYVRTPEEITKGVLEAKAHFGVTELHINGGFNPDLGIEYFENVFRSVKRAAPDVTIKGPTAAEIDFYARVWRMSTREVLTRLREAGLDALSGGGAEILNEEVRRVITPYKFNAETWLRIQEEAHRVGLMSNATMLYGHIEKPSHIVEHVFAIKEVQEKTHGILLFIPIKFVPWNTKLYKDGLVKGPASTEYDIKVIAISRLILGDSIKRIGAYWISTGKRLISTLLMAGANDLVGTMINEQVLRQAGSRESVMLNELAHIAREAGLRLFLRDTFHRIITEVSSA, from the coding sequence ATGTGCACAATAGATGACTTACGTAATGCCGTGACTAATGGCATTACTAAGACCGATGTTGAGGAATTCATGAGAGAATGTGATTTTAAGGATCTAGCCCGCGTGGCGAACGAGCTTACGTGGAAGATAACTGGCGATACGGCTACCGTGGTCAATAACGTAGTTATTAACTACTCAAACATATGTGTGGCTCAATGCCCAATATGCGCCTTCTACAGGCCTAAGGGTCATCCAGAGGCCTACGTTAGAACTCCCGAGGAGATAACCAAGGGTGTGCTGGAGGCTAAGGCGCATTTTGGTGTAACGGAGCTTCATATAAACGGTGGCTTCAACCCCGATTTAGGCATTGAGTATTTTGAGAATGTTTTTAGGTCAGTTAAGAGGGCGGCGCCTGACGTAACTATTAAGGGGCCTACGGCAGCGGAGATAGACTTCTACGCAAGGGTTTGGAGGATGAGTACGAGAGAGGTCCTTACGAGACTCAGGGAGGCTGGGCTTGACGCACTTAGTGGGGGTGGTGCTGAGATACTTAATGAGGAGGTTAGAAGGGTGATAACTCCGTATAAGTTCAATGCCGAGACCTGGCTCAGGATTCAGGAGGAAGCCCATAGAGTCGGGCTTATGAGCAATGCCACTATGCTCTACGGCCACATCGAGAAGCCAAGTCACATTGTTGAGCATGTCTTCGCGATTAAGGAGGTTCAGGAGAAGACCCATGGTATACTATTGTTCATACCGATAAAGTTCGTTCCCTGGAACACGAAGTTATATAAGGATGGCTTGGTTAAGGGTCCGGCATCCACGGAGTATGATATAAAGGTCATAGCCATCTCAAGGCTAATACTTGGGGACTCCATCAAGAGGATAGGCGCTTACTGGATCTCGACCGGTAAGAGACTTATATCAACCTTGCTAATGGCCGGAGCTAATGACTTGGTTGGCACGATGATCAATGAGCAGGTACTTAGGCAAGCGGGCTCTAGGGAATCAGTAATGCTTAACGAGTTGGCGCACATAGCCCGTGAGGCTGGCCTGAGACTATTCCTGAGGGATACATTTCATAGGATAATCACCGAGGTGAGTAGTGCGTAA
- the mqnC gene encoding cyclic dehypoxanthinyl futalosine synthase, protein MPNHWSPIVEKAIYEEQLSPRDIEELFKADLWELGSAAEYLTRKYFGNVVTFIPNMILNYTNVCVIACRFCAFYRLPGHPEAYTLSAEEALRRVMAIDREFGIRQVLIQGGINPELDIEYYERLFKALKAKLPHVAIHGLSPIEIDYLARKHRMSYRETLDRLRESGMDTLAGGGGEILVDRVRKIIAPHKIDTDTWLNIMETAHKMGIMSNATMMYGHVETISDQAEHLYRIIELQKRTHGFLSFTAWNFEPGNSELTREVTYPLTSVTLLRMVAVARLVFKNILPNIQSSWLTNGLDVAQLTLKFGANDFGGTLYEERVIPATGLKMLVLTRDSIIGMIKDLRLIPAERDNWYKIVKVYN, encoded by the coding sequence GTGCCTAATCATTGGAGCCCCATAGTCGAGAAGGCTATTTATGAAGAGCAGTTAAGTCCACGTGACATTGAGGAATTGTTTAAGGCTGATCTTTGGGAACTTGGGTCTGCCGCTGAGTACTTGACAAGGAAGTACTTTGGTAATGTCGTCACGTTTATACCGAACATGATACTTAACTACACAAACGTGTGCGTAATAGCCTGTAGGTTCTGCGCCTTCTATAGATTACCTGGACACCCAGAGGCCTATACGCTAAGTGCCGAGGAGGCTTTGCGTAGGGTTATGGCTATCGATAGGGAATTCGGCATTAGACAGGTCCTGATCCAGGGAGGCATAAACCCTGAACTAGACATTGAGTACTACGAGAGGTTATTCAAGGCATTGAAGGCTAAGCTACCTCACGTGGCCATTCATGGACTAAGCCCAATAGAGATTGATTACCTGGCTAGGAAGCATAGGATGAGTTATAGAGAGACACTAGACAGGCTTAGGGAGTCTGGCATGGACACATTGGCTGGTGGTGGCGGTGAGATACTGGTTGATAGGGTGAGGAAGATTATTGCGCCTCATAAGATCGATACCGATACCTGGCTAAATATAATGGAGACAGCCCATAAAATGGGCATAATGAGTAATGCAACAATGATGTATGGTCACGTGGAGACCATAAGTGATCAGGCTGAGCATCTCTATAGGATAATTGAGTTGCAGAAAAGGACTCATGGGTTCCTATCTTTCACGGCCTGGAACTTCGAGCCAGGCAATAGTGAATTGACCAGGGAGGTTACATACCCATTAACCTCAGTCACGCTGTTGAGGATGGTCGCCGTGGCTAGGCTCGTCTTTAAGAACATACTGCCCAATATACAATCAAGCTGGCTAACAAATGGCCTTGATGTTGCTCAATTAACCCTTAAGTTTGGTGCTAATGACTTTGGTGGTACGCTCTATGAGGAGAGGGTTATACCGGCTACAGGGCTTAAGATGCTGGTATTGACTAGGGACTCCATTATTGGTATGATTAAAGACCTGAGGCTAATACCTGCTGAGAGGGATAATTGGTACAAAATTGTTAAGGTATATAACTAG
- a CDS encoding Rieske (2Fe-2S) protein, which produces MWKRVSILVKVFEKRNSVITWVDNKPILVVKYGNNYYGTLAICAHMGCALLTDVNGYIATCPAHQAKYDVRTGEMIEKPQVRPDVLCEYADVKTPLPTYKVRVTQDGFLEIDV; this is translated from the coding sequence ATGTGGAAGAGGGTTTCCATACTGGTTAAGGTTTTCGAGAAGAGGAACTCCGTGATTACCTGGGTAGATAACAAGCCAATACTCGTGGTTAAATACGGCAATAACTACTACGGGACGCTCGCCATATGCGCCCACATGGGCTGCGCACTACTAACAGACGTCAATGGCTACATAGCAACTTGCCCAGCGCATCAAGCAAAATACGACGTCAGGACCGGCGAAATGATTGAGAAGCCGCAGGTGAGGCCTGACGTGCTCTGTGAATACGCTGACGTGAAGACACCATTACCAACCTATAAAGTTAGGGTCACGCAGGATGGATTTCTCGAGATTGACGTCTAG
- a CDS encoding FAD-binding oxidoreductase: MQSIIEKLINALSHDKVIINDEALRRYSRDFWPLLIMREQVLNEELPRPLAVIMPESVNDISLTLRIINESNDVVPVVVYGGGSSVTGASYGAGSIVIDMTKLNRVIDINTYDSLITVEAGARLRDVEIKLNEMGYSLRHIPQSFNYATIGGLIATMSSGQYSTLYGNIEDIVINLEVVLPNGEVTWLRGNNVPRASTGPSLKYLFIGSEGMLGVVTKAVLRIVPLPTSTIYGAYGFNSLEQGIEALRELMMKRIVPAVARLYDESEASLRFGLNKSLLIISFEGYYDDLVQVLWRRADEIIRSRGGDYVGSKYFEDWLRTRFNVEEEIEMVKRYGLWFDTIEVSATWSRIASLYMDFRDSLLKTNGVLGVMAHISHLYINGACIYFTILFKPNVNTYWEIWNKAMETTLRNGGSISHHHGVGIVRSTWLKYELGNALNVLRSIKKALDGKGVLNTKNGMFFTD, translated from the coding sequence ATGCAGAGCATAATTGAGAAACTAATTAACGCCTTGAGTCATGATAAGGTAATAATAAATGACGAGGCATTAAGGAGGTACTCCAGGGATTTCTGGCCGTTATTAATAATGCGTGAGCAGGTACTTAACGAGGAGTTACCAAGGCCTCTCGCGGTTATTATGCCCGAGAGCGTGAATGATATATCGCTAACCCTGAGAATAATTAATGAGAGCAATGATGTAGTGCCCGTGGTTGTTTATGGTGGTGGCTCAAGTGTTACAGGTGCATCATACGGCGCTGGGTCAATAGTTATTGACATGACTAAATTGAATAGGGTCATAGACATTAATACTTATGACTCATTAATAACCGTTGAGGCTGGCGCCAGGTTGAGGGATGTTGAGATTAAACTGAATGAGATGGGGTATAGCCTTAGGCATATTCCGCAATCATTCAATTACGCAACAATAGGCGGCTTAATAGCTACAATGAGCTCGGGCCAGTATAGCACGTTATACGGTAATATAGAGGACATTGTGATAAACCTTGAGGTTGTACTACCCAATGGCGAAGTCACTTGGTTGAGGGGCAATAATGTCCCCCGTGCATCGACAGGACCATCACTTAAGTACCTATTCATTGGATCGGAGGGCATGCTCGGCGTGGTCACAAAGGCCGTGCTTAGGATCGTGCCGTTACCAACATCTACCATTTACGGCGCATACGGATTTAACTCCCTTGAGCAGGGTATCGAGGCTCTTAGGGAATTAATGATGAAGAGGATTGTTCCAGCCGTTGCTAGGCTTTATGATGAGAGCGAGGCATCGCTTAGGTTCGGCCTTAATAAGTCATTACTAATAATTAGCTTTGAGGGTTACTATGATGATCTGGTACAAGTGCTGTGGAGGAGGGCTGATGAGATTATTAGAAGTCGCGGCGGTGATTACGTGGGGAGCAAGTACTTTGAGGATTGGTTAAGGACGAGATTCAACGTTGAGGAGGAGATTGAGATGGTTAAGAGGTATGGGTTGTGGTTCGACACGATAGAGGTTTCGGCCACCTGGTCCAGGATTGCCTCATTGTATATGGATTTCAGGGATTCACTGCTTAAGACTAACGGTGTATTAGGCGTCATGGCCCACATATCGCACCTATACATTAACGGCGCATGCATATACTTCACAATACTATTCAAGCCCAACGTAAATACCTACTGGGAAATATGGAATAAGGCAATGGAGACCACATTAAGGAACGGTGGTTCCATAAGCCATCATCACGGTGTTGGTATTGTACGGTCTACATGGTTAAAGTACGAGCTTGGTAATGCGCTTAACGTGCTAAGATCAATAAAGAAGGCTTTGGATGGTAAGGGAGTGTTAAATACGAAGAATGGCATGTTCTTCACTGATTAA
- a CDS encoding FGGY family carbohydrate kinase, with protein sequence MSLGVIDVGTTNIKLIIYDDELNQRYSETVNVPMLFPANYYVEQDANALRLAFNHLINTARDKGVKYIGISTYRASIIAWDKSGNPLINIITWLDRRGLEIVNKFPYSFMRHLPLMSSILIPTSPVTQVLWLLRNRQDLIERARKGEVFIGTLSSYLAYLVSNRYVNDAGNEALTGLWHPGNLSSIDLIYDLLKIPREVSPEVVDNVHEFGEANGMTVGVLIADQQAAMVGEGCLSVGCGKVTNGTGSFVDAVIDRFRLVGGGLLPLLILKYGGSVFYGVEGFLPATGSVIDWLVKLGLLSSPQELDGLTNVSTQDIVVIPALAGVNVPPRPCARGLIDGLTLNTTREAFVRAVVEGVVQLIGLIFDKIKNYSRVDVVRVDGGLSRSALFLRLLATALGTVVERQRDVEATARGVAALLKVFRGDWSLNDIIRGIHVNVELRIKPGEERLSLNRDVVKRIVEGMRCRA encoded by the coding sequence ATGAGTCTTGGGGTCATTGATGTTGGGACCACAAACATTAAGCTCATAATATATGATGATGAGCTTAACCAGAGGTATTCCGAGACTGTAAACGTGCCAATGCTATTCCCCGCCAATTACTACGTTGAGCAGGACGCAAACGCGCTTAGGTTAGCTTTCAATCACTTAATTAATACGGCTAGGGATAAGGGTGTTAAGTACATCGGTATTTCGACATATAGGGCATCAATAATCGCCTGGGACAAGTCGGGTAATCCCCTCATTAATATAATCACGTGGTTAGACAGGAGAGGTCTGGAGATTGTTAATAAATTCCCATACTCATTCATGAGACATTTGCCACTAATGAGCAGTATCCTAATACCGACATCACCCGTTACCCAAGTACTCTGGTTGTTGAGGAATAGGCAGGATTTAATTGAACGTGCAAGGAAGGGTGAAGTATTCATTGGTACATTGAGTTCATACCTGGCGTATCTCGTTAGTAATAGGTATGTTAATGATGCCGGTAATGAGGCATTAACGGGACTTTGGCATCCAGGTAATTTAAGTAGTATTGACCTAATTTATGATTTACTGAAAATACCTAGGGAGGTAAGTCCTGAGGTTGTTGATAATGTTCATGAGTTTGGGGAGGCCAACGGAATGACCGTTGGGGTTTTAATAGCAGACCAGCAAGCAGCAATGGTTGGTGAGGGCTGCCTAAGCGTTGGTTGTGGTAAGGTTACGAATGGTACAGGTTCCTTCGTTGACGCCGTTATTGATAGGTTTAGACTTGTTGGTGGTGGTTTATTACCGCTCCTCATACTTAAGTATGGAGGTAGTGTGTTTTATGGAGTTGAGGGTTTCCTGCCAGCGACCGGTTCGGTAATTGACTGGCTAGTTAAGCTTGGACTGCTGTCTTCACCGCAGGAATTAGATGGTTTAACCAATGTTAGTACCCAGGATATAGTGGTTATACCAGCATTGGCCGGTGTTAACGTGCCGCCTAGGCCATGCGCAAGGGGTTTAATTGATGGCTTAACGCTAAACACCACTAGGGAGGCCTTCGTGAGGGCTGTTGTTGAGGGCGTCGTTCAATTAATAGGCCTAATCTTCGATAAAATTAAGAATTACTCAAGGGTTGATGTTGTTAGGGTTGATGGTGGCTTATCAAGGAGTGCCCTATTCCTTAGGTTATTGGCTACGGCACTAGGCACCGTCGTTGAAAGACAGAGGGATGTGGAGGCAACGGCTAGGGGTGTTGCTGCATTATTGAAGGTGTTTAGGGGTGATTGGTCATTGAATGACATTATTAGGGGAATTCATGTTAACGTGGAGTTACGAATTAAGCCTGGCGAGGAGAGACTATCATTAAATAGGGATGTTGTTAAGAGGATTGTTGAGGGGATGAGATGCAGAGCATAA
- a CDS encoding FAD-dependent oxidoreductase — protein sequence MVGYTVIGAGLAGLSLALELRRLGVDIEVIEYRDYAGGIHALIPEVRGVINDALNEVNIRLITTAIKIDSTVYEVWRGGYRRLSDNALVATGFRVMTMPELGIYGERPAGIYPHHAVLDMLHYDLLPGKNVIIYGDNTYAISLARELMRRGATAHVVSPTKLNVRTASGDVEVIIGKVRYVKGLGRVERVLVNNEWVIADTLVISVFKPFNPFPEFRAVGQSAIEIYDPSIVIESGKIMARELMSKSNEFITINSDLPIYPGNRVSRDIRRVIIPCGGCRVMINDREYVINGDAAVIELPDVERVSIRRVVS from the coding sequence ATGGTTGGTTACACGGTAATTGGTGCTGGGTTGGCCGGGCTCTCACTGGCGCTGGAGTTACGTAGGTTAGGCGTTGATATTGAGGTAATTGAGTATAGGGATTATGCTGGTGGAATTCATGCCTTAATACCTGAGGTTAGGGGCGTAATTAATGATGCATTGAACGAGGTTAATATTCGATTAATCACAACAGCCATTAAAATTGATAGTACTGTATACGAGGTTTGGAGAGGTGGTTACAGGAGACTCAGTGATAATGCCTTGGTGGCTACGGGATTTAGGGTAATGACAATGCCAGAGTTGGGTATTTATGGTGAGAGACCCGCGGGGATTTACCCACACCATGCCGTATTGGATATGCTGCATTACGATTTATTACCTGGCAAGAACGTAATAATTTACGGAGACAATACATACGCCATATCACTGGCCAGGGAATTAATGAGGCGCGGTGCTACTGCCCATGTCGTATCGCCAACAAAACTGAATGTTAGGACTGCAAGTGGTGATGTTGAGGTCATTATTGGCAAGGTTAGGTATGTTAAGGGTTTAGGTAGGGTTGAGAGGGTCTTAGTGAATAATGAGTGGGTTATTGCGGATACCCTGGTAATATCCGTGTTTAAACCCTTTAATCCATTCCCTGAGTTTAGGGCTGTTGGTCAATCAGCCATTGAAATCTACGACCCAAGCATTGTAATTGAGAGTGGTAAAATAATGGCTAGGGAATTAATGAGTAAGTCTAATGAGTTCATAACTATAAATAGTGATTTACCTATCTACCCAGGTAATAGGGTTAGTAGGGATATACGTAGGGTAATAATTCCCTGCGGTGGATGTAGGGTCATGATTAATGATAGGGAGTACGTAATTAATGGTGATGCCGCAGTAATTGAATTACCGGACGTGGAGAGGGTAAGCATTAGGAGGGTGGTTTCATGA
- a CDS encoding NAD(P)/FAD-dependent oxidoreductase has protein sequence MSYDVAIIGSGVVGLFIAYELAHYRVRVIVIDKETEPGFGVSKGHAGVVHVVQPPFNSLRSKLAVEGNRLYDGIAKRLHVRVKRLSTLLVAQNLSHLIALPAVWLILNYVYGKRGFRVRILGPRGLRKREPNINGLGAVEVEGYGVINSFELVSQLFNFCRLNGVDFAFNTEVRSVRALDDEFIIITNRGEYRTRYVINAAGLYSADIARLFDDEYRLEFGKGVMLVFWGEQTRNIIAPLQLIPNPRTKGGAIIPTVFNTTIWGPSLSVSGRDDRAVNEDDINVLARKFSGLLRNRDFTPIRAYAGIRPIPEGDDFIITYSRLGRHVIHLVGIESPGLTAAPAIAKRVVEMLSGAGIELVPKDDVKEVEPMVMTKDAIESSGTISDDQGEVVCPCMGVTRADIREAIRRGARTLDGVIFRTGLGMGVCQGMCLGRAIKVISEELGIEPRELTKSGGSSWLVTR, from the coding sequence ATGAGTTATGACGTTGCCATAATAGGTTCTGGCGTTGTTGGTTTGTTCATTGCCTATGAACTTGCGCATTATAGGGTTAGGGTTATCGTCATTGATAAGGAGACCGAGCCCGGCTTCGGTGTTTCCAAGGGACATGCAGGTGTTGTTCATGTTGTTCAACCACCATTCAATTCACTAAGGAGTAAATTAGCCGTTGAGGGCAATAGGCTATATGATGGCATTGCAAAGAGGCTTCATGTTAGGGTCAAGAGATTAAGCACCTTATTAGTGGCCCAGAACCTTAGCCACCTAATTGCGCTACCCGCCGTGTGGTTAATACTCAATTATGTATATGGTAAGCGCGGCTTTAGGGTTAGGATTCTCGGCCCGCGGGGATTACGTAAACGTGAACCCAACATCAACGGTTTAGGTGCGGTTGAGGTTGAGGGTTATGGGGTCATAAACTCCTTCGAATTAGTGTCACAACTATTCAACTTCTGTAGGTTGAATGGTGTTGACTTTGCCTTTAATACCGAGGTTAGGAGCGTTAGGGCTTTAGATGATGAGTTTATCATTATTACTAATAGGGGTGAGTACAGGACTAGGTATGTCATTAATGCCGCTGGGCTTTACTCGGCAGACATTGCCAGGTTATTTGATGATGAGTATAGGCTTGAGTTCGGTAAGGGCGTAATGCTTGTGTTTTGGGGTGAGCAAACCAGGAATATAATTGCACCGCTCCAGTTAATACCTAACCCAAGGACTAAGGGTGGTGCTATCATACCCACTGTATTCAACACGACCATATGGGGACCAAGTCTATCAGTGAGTGGTAGGGATGATAGGGCTGTTAATGAGGATGACATCAATGTATTAGCCAGGAAGTTTAGTGGCTTATTGAGGAATAGGGATTTCACGCCAATAAGGGCCTACGCGGGTATTAGGCCTATACCTGAGGGTGATGATTTCATAATTACGTATAGCAGGTTGGGTAGGCACGTAATTCATTTAGTGGGTATTGAATCACCTGGCCTAACGGCAGCACCAGCAATAGCTAAGAGGGTAGTTGAAATGCTTAGTGGTGCTGGAATAGAATTGGTACCCAAGGATGACGTTAAGGAGGTGGAGCCCATGGTAATGACGAAGGACGCCATTGAATCTAGTGGAACCATTAGTGATGACCAAGGCGAGGTTGTTTGCCCATGTATGGGGGTTACTAGGGCCGATATTCGTGAGGCGATAAGACGTGGTGCTAGGACGCTGGATGGTGTTATTTTCAGGACTGGGTTAGGCATGGGTGTTTGTCAGGGTATGTGCCTTGGTAGGGCAATTAAGGTTATCTCTGAGGAGTTGGGGATTGAACCGAGGGAATTAACCAAGTCGGGTGGTAGTTCATGGTTGGTTACACGGTAA